In a genomic window of Synergistes jonesii:
- a CDS encoding SDR family oxidoreductase: MGTQKIYANDRWREALPKIPARRLAEPSEIAEVIHFLCSEESRYISGDVVNINGGMLMN, from the coding sequence GTGGGCACGCAAAAGATTTACGCGAACGACAGGTGGAGGGAGGCGCTGCCGAAGATTCCCGCGAGGCGCCTTGCCGAGCCGTCGGAGATAGCAGAGGTCATTCATTTCCTCTGCTCCGAGGAGAGCCGCTATATTTCCGGAGATGTCGTCAACATCAACGGCGGTATGCTGATGAACTGA